agggagagagagctgatCTGCATGCGCTGTCAGGACGTGCAAAATGTCCAAACAACCCACGCAATAATTACACATTAGGActacaaaacaaagcagacagaaGATAAAGTCAGAGCCACGCTGACGAGGGGAGAGGTGCACACACGTATTTAAGCTTACACATGACAACGCATTAGATTTTCTGTAAAGTATCTAAAACAGGTGTGGTTTTttatatgggggggggggcattttgtttgcctttatttgatagagATAGCTTGGAGAGTTACAGGAAATatgggggagagggagagacatgcAGCAAGGGGCCCGGGCCGGAATCGAACCCAGGCCGCCGAGGTACCTAAATGGTACGCGCTCTACCCGGTCCATTTACCTTGCTCTATTAATGACATTTTGCAATAAAGGAAGTACATTAGTGTCCTCTGTTGAAAGTGTTACCAttacctgttttgtttttttcggtTTGTCTTTCCAGGTTAGCAGAGGAGATGAACATGCCCTCCCTTCCAGAGATGTTGTTCGGGGACAACGTCCTGCGCATCCAACACACAGACGGCTATGGCATTGAATTCAACGCCATCAATGCCCTCAAGAGAGTCAACAACATGGAGGACGCCGTCAAGGTGGCCTGTGCTCAGGAATGGCAGGAGAGCAGGCAAGAGGGGCATCACAGTGGTGGGCTGCAGGCCACAGCTTAGAGGATTAACATTTGATATGTCAAAACTGTAAAACCGCTGTGGGCAACCATCCAGACGCTGAGAGcgaaagaaacaaacaaatgccctggcatacacacaaactccaAACATAGTGGCCTAAACATGGATAGTAGTTTGTGCAGCCTGTTCCTGGCGTCCTGACATTttcctttgctgtttttttttttcaaaactcaAAAGGTCCCCCTCCATGCAGAATGAATTGCAGTCAATTTGATCACGTATTTAAGATGTTGCCGCTGATTTGACAATCAAAGGGTTAATGAGGAACATGCAGTCATCTGTGACCTTTTCACCTGTAGATCCGTTCAAGCAGTACTGCGTCCCGCGCTGCTGCAAAGAAATGGTACAAAAATACCACGGAAATAaggtttttgtttattttggtgccGGTACGTGATTGGTCCTCCGTGAAGCAGTGGTTTTCCATGTAGATTTTGATGTGTGCAGGCAAAGCTGCTGCATGCAGCTCTTAAGCTGTGGGCTGGCCACCTCTACTTTCTGATAGCCGACCCTTGTTAACCGATCATTAACTGTTAACCACCAAGATTGAAATGTACTATTTAGAATGGACGAATGTCTGTGACccatcaaaaacaaatgttttcatgagaaacggtttatttttatatgtgcagcagcagcacaaacaacaacagagcatGAGGATTCACACATTGAATCCTCCAGCACTGAGACCGCTGTACAGAACCTTTAGTACGCATAAGAGCCTAGATCTCCCATgtataaaaagtgttttataacTTCTTAAAATAAAGAGCCTagcaaacaggagccagagtTTTGTAATgggctaaaataaaaaaaatagatatttgCAGAGACAAAGAATGTCACCTGCATTGTGTTCTCCTTCTAGAGCTGATTCTGAACACTCCAAAGAGGTGGTGAGACCCTACGACTGGACGTACACCACAGACTACAGAGGCACTCTGATAGGAGAAGGTATGCAGATAAAGGTGGGTCATTTTCAGTAATGGAATGGAACATAGTAccttttttttagtttttttgatGTGCGTTCGTTGAAAAGTCTCAGATGTGGGGAGTgatttttcaaaaaatgttttcctttttgcctGTTCGTTCATCTGAAGGTCACGAAGACGGCGGAACGCATCGACATGGAGAAGCTGAAGGCCCGGGAGCAGATCATGTTCTTTGACGAGGTGCTGCTGTTCGAGGATGAACTGCACGACCACGGAGTATCCATGGTCAGCGTCAAAATTGTGAGTGTTCCTGTCTGAACGGGTGGCGCTATCGATCCGAATAAGGACCAGATGTACAAACATTTAAAGGGGGCCTATTCTGCtcattacattttgtgattccactagaggagctttgcatgattcacagttcaaaaaaagtcctgatttaccTCCAGTGGCCCATCATGCAGCcgctcagttcaccctctgtctgaaacaatttcctgtctctttaaggccccccccccccccccccccccccccccaaaagcccactttcttctgattggccggccaagtctttggaagaatttccaaaggaaaaatgtaaacctaacgttactaagcaactTTGACATagacataaacatctggtctgtgcctggagcagcgataccatataaggacatccgtgcctctctgacatcagatagacccggcggttgaaaaaactgaaacgaagcgttcagagcagtctgaagcctgagcttttggctcacagggattactgttacatacgtttacctccATTATTTGGAAACTTTGGCAgcattttaatatgaatatcctatattgtaacattacatacactatattgccaaaagtattcactcacccatccaaataattgaaatcaggtgttccaatcacttccatggccacaggtgtataaaatcatgcaccaaggcatgcagactgtttctacaaacatttgtgaaagaatgggtcgctctcaggagctcagtgaattctagcgtggtactgtgataggatgccacctgtgcaacaagtccagtcgtgaaatttcctctctcctaaatattccacagtcaactgtcagtggtattataacaaggtggaagcgattgggaacgacagcaactcagccacgaagtggtaggccacgtaaaatgacggagcggggtcagtggatgctgaggcgcatagtgcgcagaggtcgccaactttctgcagagtcaatcgctacagacctccaaacttcatgtggccttcagattagttcaagaacagtgcgtagagagcttcatggaatgggtttccatggccgagcagctgcatccaagccgtacatcaccaagtgcaatgcaaagcttcggatgcagtggtgtaaagcacgccgccactggactctagagcagtggagacgcgttctctggagtgatgAATCGCGCTTCactggcgatctgatggacgagtctgggtttggcggttgccaggagaacggtacttgtctgactgcatagTGCCAAGTGttaagtttggtggaggggggattatggtgtggggttgtttttcaggagc
The Enoplosus armatus isolate fEnoArm2 chromosome 13, fEnoArm2.hap1, whole genome shotgun sequence genome window above contains:
- the tiprl gene encoding TIP41-like protein isoform X3, with amino-acid sequence MLASLSTMMSHGFKSSKQDFTFGPWKVTAAKNHIMKSKDIERLAEEMNMPSLPEMLFGDNVLRIQHTDGYGIEFNAINALKRVNNMEDAVKVACAQEWQESRADSEHSKEVVRPYDWTYTTDYRGTLIGEGMQIKVTKTAERIDMEKLKAREQIMFFDEVLLFEDELHDHGVSMVSVKIRVMPTSFFLLQRFFLRVDGVLIRINDTRLYHEARKNHMLREFSTRESKIAELKMSHVHDKGCHNECPCRTVHRSQRDCPALDPEADGV